Sequence from the Luteibacter aegosomaticola genome:
AAGCTGCGCCGCCGCCGCGCGAAATGCATCAACAGCTGGGCTCCGATATAGCCATGCGGCGGCCGCATCCGGTGGTGCGGCCGGTCATCGAACAGGCGGAGCAGGGCGTCGGTGCGGTACACCTCGTCCAGCTGCTTGCGCAGGTTCATGTTCCGGAACGACCAGTGGCTGTAGGAGTGGTTGCCGATCATGTGGCCTTCGCCGACGATCCGCTGCACGATCTCCGGGTACTGCTCGATCTTCTCGCCGACGAGAAAGAAACTCGCCTTCACCCCGTGCCGCGCGAGCACATCCAGCAGCTTCGGCGTGTGCCCGGGCTCCGGGCCATCGTCGAAACTGAGGTAGCACACCGGGTCCCGCTTGGCCCGCGTCATCAGCAGGTGTTCGGGGAAGAGGCTCAGGAGTTCGTGTTTCTTGGGTCGGCGGATCATGCATTCATACTCACGTGAGCCGGCGCGCCGGCGGCGACGCGCTCGAGCATGCGCTCGAGCCGGTCGATGTTGTCATCCCAGCGGAACGTGCCCGCATGTGCGGCAATGGCCTCGGCATCGACCGGGCGGCCAAGCATCTCGGCCAGCGCTTTAGCGAGAAGATCAGGGTGGTGCGCCGGCACAAGCATCCCGGCGAACGACGGCACCACTTCAGGAATGCCGCCCACGGAAGTGGCGACCACCGGCGTGCCGCAGGCCATGGCCTCAAGCACCACGTTCGGCACGCCCTCGTTATGGCTAGGCAGGCATAGCAGGTCGGCCGCGCGGAACCAGTCTGCCAGGGCGCCATGGGCGACGGAGCCCATGAAATGTACCGAAGCCCCGCAGCACAGCGAGGCAGCGCGGCTCTCCAGGGCGGACGCATCCGGACCGTCACCCACGAAGTACAAGCGCGCGTCACGACGCGTCCGCGCCAGCATGGGGAACGCATCGATGAGGTCGGCGCAACCCTTACTCACTTTAAGGTTCCCGGCGTACAGCACCACGGGCTCGTGCGGTGGCAGGCCCAGGCGTTCGCGTGCCGCCTGGCGGTCGCCGCGACGGAACATCCGCCCATCGACGCCGTTGTAAATCGTCTCGACGGTCTCTGGCCGTGCGCCAATCTCAACAGCCTTGGTCGCCAAAGCCTTACTCACCGCCAGCACCGCCCCCGCGCCACGCAGCGCATGGCGGATCTGCGGCCGGCGCAGCCGCGAGGCCGCTTGGACATTTAGGTCGCTGCCATGCACCTTCACCACGTAAGGCACGCCCAGCAGCTGCGAGATCCACGCGGCGGCTGCGGCATCCGGGTAAGCCCAGCTGGCCAGGATCACGTCGTATCGTGCACGGCGCAGCTCGCGCCCGCGCTGCCACATCACGCAGGCGACGTAGCACAGGGCGTTGAGGAACCGGCCGATACCC
This genomic interval carries:
- a CDS encoding polysaccharide deacetylase family protein encodes the protein MIRRPKKHELLSLFPEHLLMTRAKRDPVCYLSFDDGPEPGHTPKLLDVLARHGVKASFFLVGEKIEQYPEIVQRIVGEGHMIGNHSYSHWSFRNMNLRKQLDEVYRTDALLRLFDDRPHHRMRPPHGYIGAQLLMHFARRRRSFVYWSYDSLDYQDKPIDWLIDRLRNDPPAAGDIVLMHDDSDKAADALDTLLPEWLAKGMRFEALPGSHA
- a CDS encoding glycosyltransferase family 4 protein, which codes for MKILVLTNLFPTPWDPRRGTFNRQQFERLGERHEVDVLTAVDFRERMAGAQGQVHVPHVQRDHFTFYHPPGIGRFLNALCYVACVMWQRGRELRRARYDVILASWAYPDAAAAAWISQLLGVPYVVKVHGSDLNVQAASRLRRPQIRHALRGAGAVLAVSKALATKAVEIGARPETVETIYNGVDGRMFRRGDRQAARERLGLPPHEPVVLYAGNLKVSKGCADLIDAFPMLARTRRDARLYFVGDGPDASALESRAASLCCGASVHFMGSVAHGALADWFRAADLLCLPSHNEGVPNVVLEAMACGTPVVATSVGGIPEVVPSFAGMLVPAHHPDLLAKALAEMLGRPVDAEAIAAHAGTFRWDDNIDRLERMLERVAAGAPAHVSMNA